In Streptomyces sp. RFCAC02, the following proteins share a genomic window:
- a CDS encoding AraC family transcriptional regulator, protein MDVLSDVVAAARTGRPHSARDARSAPFGRWFPASRAAGFHVVLDGTCWLLPPGAEPIALDTGDVVFLPHGSAHGLADAPTTPVREVPAPDAGIRHGAGDGDPTVVLLCGAYLLDRADLHPLLGELPEIVHLPARNGRHPELRAAVGLLATELRHPPRPGADAALPALLDLLLLYILRSWLDARHSCDDTPTGWDAALRDPSIAAALRAVHADPARPWTVEELGRQARLSRAAFARRFTRLTGRPPLAYVTWWRLTTAARLLRTGDAPVASIAQRVGYSSPYAFTHAFKRQYGTPPGAYRSRPGRGGTQES, encoded by the coding sequence ATGGATGTCCTCTCGGACGTGGTCGCCGCGGCGCGCACCGGCCGGCCGCACTCGGCACGCGACGCGCGATCGGCTCCCTTCGGCCGCTGGTTCCCCGCCTCGCGGGCGGCCGGCTTCCACGTGGTCCTCGACGGCACGTGCTGGCTGCTGCCGCCCGGGGCCGAGCCGATCGCGCTGGACACCGGTGACGTGGTGTTCCTGCCGCACGGTTCCGCCCACGGCCTGGCCGACGCCCCGACGACCCCGGTGCGCGAAGTCCCCGCGCCCGACGCGGGCATACGGCACGGCGCCGGCGACGGGGATCCGACCGTGGTGCTGCTCTGCGGCGCCTACCTGCTGGACCGGGCCGACCTCCACCCGCTCCTCGGCGAGCTTCCCGAGATCGTCCACCTGCCGGCACGAAACGGCCGGCATCCCGAACTGCGCGCCGCGGTCGGGCTCCTCGCGACCGAACTGCGGCACCCGCCCCGCCCCGGCGCCGACGCGGCACTCCCCGCCCTGCTCGACCTGCTTCTGCTGTACATCCTGCGGTCCTGGCTCGACGCGCGGCACTCCTGCGACGACACCCCCACCGGCTGGGACGCCGCGCTGCGCGATCCGTCCATCGCGGCCGCGCTCCGGGCCGTTCACGCGGACCCGGCCCGGCCGTGGACCGTCGAGGAGCTGGGCCGGCAGGCGCGCCTGTCCCGCGCCGCGTTCGCCCGCCGCTTCACCCGGCTGACCGGACGCCCGCCGCTGGCCTACGTGACATGGTGGCGGCTGACGACGGCCGCCCGGCTCCTGCGCACGGGCGACGCCCCGGTCGCCTCGATCGCCCAACGGGTCGGGTACTCCTCGCCGTACGCCTTCACCCACGCGTTCAAGCGCCAGTACGGCACGCCGCCCGGCGCCTACCGCAGCCGCCCCGGGCGCGGAGGGACGCAGGAGTCCTGA